A genomic region of Haliotis asinina isolate JCU_RB_2024 chromosome 1, JCU_Hal_asi_v2, whole genome shotgun sequence contains the following coding sequences:
- the LOC137269670 gene encoding zinc finger protein 26-like — MAPNKCTLCEKTFYSPSELERHMRTHTGEKPFACDQCGKTFALSTTLKDHLRSHTGERPFKCSICCKAYSSSSILGRHKLKHVGKRKFKCDICGKSFLYSNSLTVHMRTHTGDCPFTCNICGKTSTASCHYRVHMRIHTGENPCKCTFCEKHFNNYGSHYRHIRTHEEWKCSEEEDEQEDIPEVLDIKQEVTPIDSEDEGDLEGKLVPFMLSSGLKTTLLQTQGVPDKSKVEDAKQELKLSLLAPRLMDQLWCLQGLGLQEQQ; from the coding sequence ATGGCACCAAATAAGTGTACACTTTGTGAGAAGACGTTTTATTCGCCATCGGAGCTGGAACGACACATGAGGACACACACAGGGGAGAAACCATTTGCATGTGATCAGTGCGGGAAAACCTTCGCTCTTTCTACCACATTAAAGGATCACCTGCGATCCCATACAGGGGAACGGCCATTTAAATGTTCTATATGTTGCAAAGCATATTCATCGTCATCAATACTTGGACGACACAAGCTCAAGCATGTTGGTAAACGAAAGTTTAAGTGTGACATCTGTGGTAAAAGTTTCCTATattccaactcactcacagtgcACATGAGGACTCACACAGGTGACTGTCCATTCACCTGTAACATCTGCGGAAAGACGTCTACAGCGTCATGTCACTATCGTGTTCACATGCGAATCCACACTGGGGAGAACCCTTGCAAGTGCACATTctgtgaaaaacatttcaacaactACGGCAGCCATTACCGCCATATTCGTACACATGAGGAGTGGAAGTGCAGTGAGGAGGAAGATGAACAGGAGGACATTCCTGAGGTCTTAGATATCAAGCAGGAGGTCACACCCATCGACTCCGAAGATGAAGGTGATCTTGAGGGGAAGCTTGTTCCATTTATGCTGTCATCGGGTCTGAAAACGACCTTGTTGCAAACACAGGGAGTACCAGATAAAAGCAAAGTTGAAGACGCCAAACAAGAACTGAAACTATCATTATTAGCTCCAAGGCTGATGGATCAGCTGTGGTGTCTGCAGGGACTGGGGCTTCAAGAACAGCAATAG